From Asterias rubens chromosome 6, eAstRub1.3, whole genome shotgun sequence, one genomic window encodes:
- the LOC117291382 gene encoding uncharacterized protein LOC117291382 isoform X2, protein MADEEEQISSDDQNTDLTDYQTNLPRRSYKSIPDSYSYRLTHDISLDNFQSADLFDPENDLNLPIHNDCSFLIQNNTPITDLKNIRERHHSNSSSDILLKEDMIELDLSNTNVLSEHLTNEQVDNEGDTAATTLLNIMQSEGSRRNSQVVVKTDDSDNSCRNQRQKRKTKRKGRKLPQMPPSKPGNLQTELLQADRAVNSNSSALSSTPSPDNNLSTSSVPPSPSDNSTLPNTPVEPYALQRPTRLEFNTTSTHYTPFLTNTNMLLQEDSSPEERQMRRLRQKAESKTREEEEKTEEEERPCFQPATLVINGEIKQQSHVAVFRFLPRHEDELAFEVHDPVFVEYKCDDLWYEGINLKTGDEGCFPGQYVRDFTADTECIPGFRGRKVHVNRYMVKFLGSVEVAFHKGNDVLCRAMQKVVTARRLTIDIHPPTLCLLEISDIGVKMVDKTKPQKLKEKRDSVLKKVEKLLGSKQSKGHNYFFSLKNVSFCGYHPSSSRYFGFITKHPSEKRHACHVFIMEDGVSAKPVAEAMGAAFKRFYSEFLDFTDPTEDIYME, encoded by the exons ATGGCTGACGAAGAAGAGCAAATTTCTTCGGACGATCAAAACACAGATTTGAccgattaccaaacaaatttaccCCGGAGAAGTTACAAGTCAATACCGGATAGTTACAG ttACCGGCTGACACATGACATCAGTCTTGACAACTTCCAGAGCGCAGATCTCTTCGATCCTGAAAATGATCTCAATCTACCGATACACAATGACTGCAGCTTTCTCATCCAGAACAACACGCCCATTACTGACT tgAAAAACATCAGAGAAAGGCATCATTCCAACAGCAGTAGTGACATATTGCTGAAGGAGGATATGATAGAGTTGGATCTCTCCAATACTAACGTCTTGTCCGAACATCTCACCAACGAACAAGTAGACAATGAGGGAGACACAGCTGCAACGACGCTACTCAACATCATGCAATCAGAAGGCAGTAGGCGAAATAGTCAGGTTGTTGTCAAG ACTGATGATTCCGATAACAGCTGCCGAAATCAACGTCAGAAGAGAAAAACGAAGAGGAAAGGACGCAAGCTTCCTCAGATGCCTCCGAGTAAACCGG GTAATCTCCAAACAGAACTACTGCAGGCTGATCGAGCGGTCAACTCCAACAGTTCTGCCCTGTCCTCCACCCCATCCCCCGACAACAATCTCTCGACCAGCTCCGTCCCACCAAGCCCTTCTGACAACTCAACTTTACCCAATACCCCTGTAGAGCCGTATGCGCTACAGCGACCCACACGCCTGGAGTTCAACACCACCAGCACGCACTACACGCCGTTCTTGACGAACACCAACATGCTGCTGCAGGAGGACTCAAGTCCGGAGGAGAGACAGATGAGGAGATTGCGGCAGAAGGCGGAGAGCAAGACGAGAGAAGAAGAGGAAAAGACGGAAG AAGAGGAGAGGCCTTGTTTCCAGCCAGCAACGCTAGTCATCAACGGAGAAATCAAGCAACAATCGCACGTCGCTGTCTTCCGCTTCCTACCCCGTCACGAGGACGAGCTCGCCTTTGAGGTCCACGACCCTGTCTTTGTAGAGTACAAGTGTGATGACCTGTGGTACGAGGGCATCAATTTGAAAACGGGTGACGAGGGCTGTTTTCCCGGTCAGTATGTGCGAGATTTTACGGCGGATACGGAATGTATACCAG GGTTTCGAGGCCGGAAGGTTCACGTTAATCGATATATGGTAAAATTCTTAGGCTCTGTCGAGGTGGCATTCCACAAAGGCAATGATGTTCTTTGCCGCGCTATGCAAAAG GTTGTTACTGCAAGAAGATTAACGATAGACATCCACCCACCGACGTTATGTTTACTGGAGATCAGCGATATAGGAGTAAAAATGGTCGACAAGACTAAACCACAAAAACTTAAAGAG AAAAGAGACTCCGTCCTAAAGAAGGTTGAGAAGTTGCTAGGCTCTAAACAAAGTAAAGGTCATAATTACTTCTTCTCATTAAAGAACGTCTCGTTCTGTGGCTACCATCCTTCCAGTAGTAG GTACTTTGGGTTTATAACCAAACATCCATCAGAGAAGCGTCATGCCTGCCATGTCTTCATCATGGAGGATGGGGTTTCAGCAAAACCCGTCGCTGAAGCCATGGG GGCTGCTTTCAAAAGGTTCTACTCAGAGTTTCTTGACTTCACCGACCCCACTGAAGATATATACATGGAGTAA
- the LOC117291382 gene encoding uncharacterized protein LOC117291382 isoform X1 translates to MADEEEQISSDDQNTDLTDYQTNLPRRSYKSIPDSYSYRLTHDISLDNFQSADLFDPENDLNLPIHNDCSFLIQNNTPITDLKNIRERHHSNSSSDILLKEDMIELDLSNTNVLSEHLTNEQVDNEGDTAATTLLNIMQSEGSRRNSQVVVKTDDSDNSCRNQRQKRKTKRKGRKLPQMPPSKPGNLQTELLQADRAVNSNSSALSSTPSPDNNLSTSSVPPSPSDNSTLPNTPVEPYALQRPTRLEFNTTSTHYTPFLTNTNMLLQEDSSPEERQMRRLRQKAESKTREEEEKTEGKKEEERPCFQPATLVINGEIKQQSHVAVFRFLPRHEDELAFEVHDPVFVEYKCDDLWYEGINLKTGDEGCFPGQYVRDFTADTECIPGFRGRKVHVNRYMVKFLGSVEVAFHKGNDVLCRAMQKVVTARRLTIDIHPPTLCLLEISDIGVKMVDKTKPQKLKEKRDSVLKKVEKLLGSKQSKGHNYFFSLKNVSFCGYHPSSSRYFGFITKHPSEKRHACHVFIMEDGVSAKPVAEAMGAAFKRFYSEFLDFTDPTEDIYME, encoded by the exons ATGGCTGACGAAGAAGAGCAAATTTCTTCGGACGATCAAAACACAGATTTGAccgattaccaaacaaatttaccCCGGAGAAGTTACAAGTCAATACCGGATAGTTACAG ttACCGGCTGACACATGACATCAGTCTTGACAACTTCCAGAGCGCAGATCTCTTCGATCCTGAAAATGATCTCAATCTACCGATACACAATGACTGCAGCTTTCTCATCCAGAACAACACGCCCATTACTGACT tgAAAAACATCAGAGAAAGGCATCATTCCAACAGCAGTAGTGACATATTGCTGAAGGAGGATATGATAGAGTTGGATCTCTCCAATACTAACGTCTTGTCCGAACATCTCACCAACGAACAAGTAGACAATGAGGGAGACACAGCTGCAACGACGCTACTCAACATCATGCAATCAGAAGGCAGTAGGCGAAATAGTCAGGTTGTTGTCAAG ACTGATGATTCCGATAACAGCTGCCGAAATCAACGTCAGAAGAGAAAAACGAAGAGGAAAGGACGCAAGCTTCCTCAGATGCCTCCGAGTAAACCGG GTAATCTCCAAACAGAACTACTGCAGGCTGATCGAGCGGTCAACTCCAACAGTTCTGCCCTGTCCTCCACCCCATCCCCCGACAACAATCTCTCGACCAGCTCCGTCCCACCAAGCCCTTCTGACAACTCAACTTTACCCAATACCCCTGTAGAGCCGTATGCGCTACAGCGACCCACACGCCTGGAGTTCAACACCACCAGCACGCACTACACGCCGTTCTTGACGAACACCAACATGCTGCTGCAGGAGGACTCAAGTCCGGAGGAGAGACAGATGAGGAGATTGCGGCAGAAGGCGGAGAGCAAGACGAGAGAAGAAGAGGAAAAGACGGAAGGTAAGAAAG AAGAGGAGAGGCCTTGTTTCCAGCCAGCAACGCTAGTCATCAACGGAGAAATCAAGCAACAATCGCACGTCGCTGTCTTCCGCTTCCTACCCCGTCACGAGGACGAGCTCGCCTTTGAGGTCCACGACCCTGTCTTTGTAGAGTACAAGTGTGATGACCTGTGGTACGAGGGCATCAATTTGAAAACGGGTGACGAGGGCTGTTTTCCCGGTCAGTATGTGCGAGATTTTACGGCGGATACGGAATGTATACCAG GGTTTCGAGGCCGGAAGGTTCACGTTAATCGATATATGGTAAAATTCTTAGGCTCTGTCGAGGTGGCATTCCACAAAGGCAATGATGTTCTTTGCCGCGCTATGCAAAAG GTTGTTACTGCAAGAAGATTAACGATAGACATCCACCCACCGACGTTATGTTTACTGGAGATCAGCGATATAGGAGTAAAAATGGTCGACAAGACTAAACCACAAAAACTTAAAGAG AAAAGAGACTCCGTCCTAAAGAAGGTTGAGAAGTTGCTAGGCTCTAAACAAAGTAAAGGTCATAATTACTTCTTCTCATTAAAGAACGTCTCGTTCTGTGGCTACCATCCTTCCAGTAGTAG GTACTTTGGGTTTATAACCAAACATCCATCAGAGAAGCGTCATGCCTGCCATGTCTTCATCATGGAGGATGGGGTTTCAGCAAAACCCGTCGCTGAAGCCATGGG GGCTGCTTTCAAAAGGTTCTACTCAGAGTTTCTTGACTTCACCGACCCCACTGAAGATATATACATGGAGTAA
- the LOC117291382 gene encoding C-Jun-amino-terminal kinase-interacting protein 1-like isoform X3, which produces MADEEEQISSDDQNTDLTDYQTNLPRRSYKSIPDSYSYRLTHDISLDNFQSADLFDPENDLNLPIHNDCSFLIQNNTPITDLKNIRERHHSNSSSDILLKEDMIELDLSNTNVLSEHLTNEQVDNEGDTAATTLLNIMQSEGSRRNSQVVVKTDDSDNSCRNQRQKRKTKRKGRKLPQMPPSKPEPYALQRPTRLEFNTTSTHYTPFLTNTNMLLQEDSSPEERQMRRLRQKAESKTREEEEKTEGKKEEERPCFQPATLVINGEIKQQSHVAVFRFLPRHEDELAFEVHDPVFVEYKCDDLWYEGINLKTGDEGCFPGQYVRDFTADTECIPGFRGRKVHVNRYMVKFLGSVEVAFHKGNDVLCRAMQKVVTARRLTIDIHPPTLCLLEISDIGVKMVDKTKPQKLKEKRDSVLKKVEKLLGSKQSKGHNYFFSLKNVSFCGYHPSSSRYFGFITKHPSEKRHACHVFIMEDGVSAKPVAEAMGAAFKRFYSEFLDFTDPTEDIYME; this is translated from the exons ATGGCTGACGAAGAAGAGCAAATTTCTTCGGACGATCAAAACACAGATTTGAccgattaccaaacaaatttaccCCGGAGAAGTTACAAGTCAATACCGGATAGTTACAG ttACCGGCTGACACATGACATCAGTCTTGACAACTTCCAGAGCGCAGATCTCTTCGATCCTGAAAATGATCTCAATCTACCGATACACAATGACTGCAGCTTTCTCATCCAGAACAACACGCCCATTACTGACT tgAAAAACATCAGAGAAAGGCATCATTCCAACAGCAGTAGTGACATATTGCTGAAGGAGGATATGATAGAGTTGGATCTCTCCAATACTAACGTCTTGTCCGAACATCTCACCAACGAACAAGTAGACAATGAGGGAGACACAGCTGCAACGACGCTACTCAACATCATGCAATCAGAAGGCAGTAGGCGAAATAGTCAGGTTGTTGTCAAG ACTGATGATTCCGATAACAGCTGCCGAAATCAACGTCAGAAGAGAAAAACGAAGAGGAAAGGACGCAAGCTTCCTCAGATGCCTCCGAGTAAACCGG AGCCGTATGCGCTACAGCGACCCACACGCCTGGAGTTCAACACCACCAGCACGCACTACACGCCGTTCTTGACGAACACCAACATGCTGCTGCAGGAGGACTCAAGTCCGGAGGAGAGACAGATGAGGAGATTGCGGCAGAAGGCGGAGAGCAAGACGAGAGAAGAAGAGGAAAAGACGGAAGGTAAGAAAG AAGAGGAGAGGCCTTGTTTCCAGCCAGCAACGCTAGTCATCAACGGAGAAATCAAGCAACAATCGCACGTCGCTGTCTTCCGCTTCCTACCCCGTCACGAGGACGAGCTCGCCTTTGAGGTCCACGACCCTGTCTTTGTAGAGTACAAGTGTGATGACCTGTGGTACGAGGGCATCAATTTGAAAACGGGTGACGAGGGCTGTTTTCCCGGTCAGTATGTGCGAGATTTTACGGCGGATACGGAATGTATACCAG GGTTTCGAGGCCGGAAGGTTCACGTTAATCGATATATGGTAAAATTCTTAGGCTCTGTCGAGGTGGCATTCCACAAAGGCAATGATGTTCTTTGCCGCGCTATGCAAAAG GTTGTTACTGCAAGAAGATTAACGATAGACATCCACCCACCGACGTTATGTTTACTGGAGATCAGCGATATAGGAGTAAAAATGGTCGACAAGACTAAACCACAAAAACTTAAAGAG AAAAGAGACTCCGTCCTAAAGAAGGTTGAGAAGTTGCTAGGCTCTAAACAAAGTAAAGGTCATAATTACTTCTTCTCATTAAAGAACGTCTCGTTCTGTGGCTACCATCCTTCCAGTAGTAG GTACTTTGGGTTTATAACCAAACATCCATCAGAGAAGCGTCATGCCTGCCATGTCTTCATCATGGAGGATGGGGTTTCAGCAAAACCCGTCGCTGAAGCCATGGG GGCTGCTTTCAAAAGGTTCTACTCAGAGTTTCTTGACTTCACCGACCCCACTGAAGATATATACATGGAGTAA